The Electrophorus electricus isolate fEleEle1 chromosome 8, fEleEle1.pri, whole genome shotgun sequence genome contains the following window.
GACACTTGGACAGTAGGTGTAAGTAAGTGGTACTGACTTGGCCACTTCAAACAAAGAACTACTGATGTTCACTTGGAAAAGCATTCAAACAGAATGTAAGAAAACAGACTGGACCCTTGCCACAAATTCCATTTTGACTAAAAACATGCCAACCCGAGATCCTGCTTCCATTTTCTTCTCCTTGCCTTTTCTCCCCTGTGTTGCTGTCCTTGTTTGTCTGTGGTCATTTCCCAAGCACATCTTCTTTTCTAGACATGTAGAAATAGAACTGATGAAATGTGCTTGGGGTGGGGAGCATCAGGGAGAGTGAGCAGAAAGGGGGTGGGGTCTTGGTAATTACCTCTGAAGGTTTGAAGCAGGGAGATCTGAAGTCTCTGCCAGCACCAACCCCTAACTGCCACCTCACTTTCCTTTGTGCACTCAAGCTATCCATTTACCTTTCATCTCTGCCTGCCATTCTCAGCTGGTTCCtaattattaaacacacacctcaatTTTCAGGTGACCCTTTGATGGCTGCTTACTCTTTTTTTGCTTACActttcatttgctttcatttctgccccctcccccctgaGGAATGTGAAACCATGTGGCTGGAATTGAATTGAGTGAAACGAATGAATGAACATGAGTAAAGGGAGAGGGAACATTTTGAAGAAAAGGGAACGTTATAAATTAATTCAGAAAGGAGTAAGAAATAATGAATTGAAATTACACAGATTTTACCGGTAGCTTTAGGAATTTCAAATtgtatttcaaagcattattGACTtgatgaataataaatgtaCTCATGAACTAAGAGTTTATTAAGacttattatattttacaaGCACTACATTTGGAGTTAATTTAaaatcattcatcattcattagTAGCTTTGTTTGCACATTTATGAGGTACTCTGGTCATTTTcattcacagttttttttttcactcatctAACATCTGTGATACATTTGCATCACTTTGTTTACCATTgtcattaataacattattacatACAAAACTAGTTTCAtgtattttcagttattttcaaTAAGTTAAGCTCCATGTTTTAGTTAAATGAAAGACTTTATTAAAACAATCTAAATTTCATGACTCTAATCTAGACTAATGTGCACACTCACATTATGTATGATGGAATGCAGTGAAAACCAGTTACCTCAAACCTAATCCTTTGCCAATGGTGAggtcaataataaataatactactactaataataataaatttaatttatatagcacctttcatggactcaaggtcgctttacaataacaataaagatggagagagagaaaaaaaacaataattggTGCATACAGTTTTGTTAGGCCGGAAGCTAGACTTTGGCATTTCAAGTGACTTGCCATAGACATGTGAGACATTTGAATACCTGACCAAAATGCACATATGTGAAGGCTAATATAACTTTCAGACAAATTTTGCATGTTGCAACTCTTCAATATGAAATATGCACTGGGAGCCACAAACAGCCTATATTGCATTTTGCCAAAGTTCCATCTTGCACACTGAAGTTTATTCAGGGCTCATAAAAGTATTACCACTCTGACAATGTGGTTTGTTTTCCATTACATGCTGAGTTCTCAAAAGCAAGAGACAGGAGAGTAATTTGTCCTGGCTCACATCAATATCTAAAATGTGTCTTTGTTCAGACATTAAGCAAGCTACAATGTGCATGCAGATCTAAGTGAAACTTACGGTTCTATAGACtaatacatacatttctgcACTGATAgctgttttaaattaaagtCTGAAAACCATCcgaaacattttacatttagataGAAATGGACATGTATCCATATCACCTGCTACAGTTAGAatagactggggggggggggggggggacttaaTGAACAACACATAGAAGGGATGTAAAGCTGTAGTAGACTTGACTAAGGATCACTTAAATATCATCAAGCAATGACAttaagtgttttgtatttgtgtgtgtgtgtgtgtgtgtgtgtgtgtgtgtgtgtgtgtgtgtgtgtgtgtgctttgttttgtttttggttgtatAACAGGATAATAACAGGATAATTTGGCTAATTTTCTTCATTCATTGTTGTTCTACCCTGTAACTTAACTAATTGCTGGTAGTGTCATGGGCCACATAGCATGCGCATACGGACCGCCCCGCGACGAAGACACCGCATGCAGCCAAGAGTATTGGAGTATATATGCAGTATAGCGGTATTGGAGTTTTCCAAGCGCAAAAAGTCTgttagagagagtgtgtgagaaagaggaagagttCTCCAGAGGCGATGTATGGGAATCTTTAAAGGGGGGGGATCTAAAACTCTAACGACAAATCATCAAATACAAAACTATTATTTGGGTTTATTTCCCAATTATTAGAAAGAAGCAAACCATGGAGTCTAAAATAGTTgacttttctttcatttgccTGCTCACGGACATTGAATTTCATTGCATAGTTTTCTTTCATAGCTGAAAATTGATTTTATTGTATAGTCTAGTTTTCCTTACAGAGGAAAGTCAGTTAATCTTTTGTGAGCACTTTTAGGACAGTGAGCACCGTTTAGGACAGTTGTCTTGTAGCGACACGGTTCTGTAAATTCCCCACTGTATTTACAGAATCATGTAACATGTCCCATGGGTCTTCGTCTTAAGGGATAATTAAATAAGCAAGCAAgcataaaaacaagaaaaaaataaaaggtggATGTAAACCCCCTCTAATTCTAAACATCACGGAATTCAGTAAATTCGCGGGCACGGGTCAAAGCTTGGCCACCGACATGAAGCGACAAATTGATTTTACATGGATAAACAGAAGAATTCGCTCGTAATCTGGGAAATTGAGTTCCTGACTAAACACAGCGTCTCTCAGCTATTTGGAGTTTTGCTGAAACCTTGCCGTTTATCCtaagtgaaaaaaacaacaactctgtAATGAAACCCCTGACTAAATATTTACGAATCATTCAGTATTTCCTTGACCTCGTTATCCTATTTTCTCAATTTACTAATACCCAGTTGCCATAATTATTTGGCTAAATCCAGAACCCAGGGAAAAAGTGGTGGTATGGCTGTTGTTTATAATAACACTAGTAATGTTTCTGTCTGTACCTTTCATGAGGTATCCTCATTTGAAAATTTGGGGTTGAAACTAATTGTTTCCTTACTCttactgtttttgttaatcTACCAACCCCCCAGAACATTCTCGGACCTTCTGTCAGAAATCAGTGAAATTCTCACGTTGGCCAGTTCTATGTGTTCAGCTATGTTTGTGCTAGGGGACTTTAATATTCATGTGGACACTAATTGTTCATTTTCTGTTGAGTTCTTATCTGTGCTTGACTATTTTTCTCTGACACATGTTGATTTTCCTACCCACTCCCACTGTCACACATTAGATCTAATCTGCTCCTCTGGTTAAGATATTACTTCTGTTACTGGATCGCTAGTTGGTATCTCTGATCATAAACTTATTGAAGCCACTGCTAGCATCTTAGTCACATTGCCCATGCACTACATGTCCATTGACCTTGAGACTTTCTCTGCTCATCTCCGCTCCTCTTTCTTAAATATACAGGCTCTATTTGAACCTTTCCAGTCTGGTTTCCATCCTAtgcacagcactgagacagcCCTTTTACATGTTCTCAAAAATCCTCTTCTCTCTACTGATTCTGTTGACTTGGGTATTCTCCTCCTTTTAGATTTTAGTGCTGCCTTTGACACAGTTAACCATAACATACTCATCACCTGTCTCCCAGCCATTTCCATTACTAATACAGTTCTTGAATCGTTAACCTCCTTTATTTGTAATAGatcacattttgttgttttaggtaAACCTAAATCGCACACTCATACCATCACTCAAGGCGTTCCCCAAAGATCAGTTCTTGGCCCGCTCCTGTTAATAATCTATATGCTACCCTTTGGTCAGATTATCTGACGGCATGGTCTCCATTTCCACTGTTATActgatgacactcagatttATCTTAACACCAAGCCTAACACTACCCTAGTGTTTTAATTTCTTATATCCAAGAACTCAAGCATTGGATGAACATAAACTTCTTAAAACTAAATACTAACAAAACAGAAGTTCTACTTATTGGCTCAAAATCCAAAATCTCAAAATTTTCCAATTTTGAATTAAATTCCATTCAAAGCTCTCCatggtcttgcacctccctacctaACTGAACTGGTATGCTCATACTGCCCCACCCATACACTTCGGTCTTCTGATGCCAGTCTCCTTTCCATCCATCCTTTCCAACTTTAGCTAGATCTCTGTAGGGGGAAGATCCTTTAGTGCTATAGCCCCAAAATTATGGAACATTCTACCTCAATGTCTGTGTCTGCTCTTCACTTTACTCTTTCAAATCAATGTGTTGAATGTGTCaattattggtttttttttctctctccatctttattgttattgtaaagcgaccttgagtcCACGAGAggtactatataaattaaatttattattattagtagtagtagtagtatttattATTGACCTGACCATTGGCAAGGGATTAGGTTTGAGGTAACTGGTTTTCACAGCATTCCATCATACATAGTGTGAGTATGCTCATTAGTCTAGATTAGAGTCATGAAATTTAGATTGTTTTAATCTGTGGATTAATGTTCTTTTCCTTTACGTGTACTTTTCCTTTATCTGTGTTCTGTAGgtgtaaatgtctttttaaggAAAATTGCAGTGGCAGCAGCCTCAAGACCCTTGGTTGAGATCACACAGCAGGGAGAGACTCTCTCTATCCAGACCTCCACAAGTGTCCACACCACTCATATTTCCTTCACTGTAGGTCAGTCCTTCAATGAGGCCACTGTGGATGGGCGACCTTGCATGGTAAAAGGACCTCATTTTGCATTCATCTGTCCTTTatgcaacaaacaaataaaaaccacatataatttgaaatattttattatatatgtaaTCCCACCCACATTTTGCATTGCTCTACCTGTTTATCATTTCTGTAagaaaagcaatatttttaaactggaGATTTATTCAGCAGGTGAAACATCTACTTTATTGATCCTTTTCTTCAGAGTTTTCCCAAATGGGAGACAGACCGAAAAATCACCTGTGAGCAAACACTGCAAAAAGGGGAGGGGCCTCCAACATGTTGGACACGGGAGCTGACCAGTGATAGAGAGCTCATTCTGGTAAGGCAGTGCACTGAGCTTTGTACTTCTAAATCCACGTACCCGAAGGTACATACTTTACTAATCATGATTTTGGACCAGGCCCAGTCAAACTAACAACGGCTAGAATAGTTTTGAGAAtatagttttcatttaaattgaaaatgaaagGTGGCAAGAACATTCTTGAATGTCAAGGGCATCACTCACTTCTTTGGGTGGACTGCTTTGGCTTTGTATCACAAGGGAATCAAATTTGATGAGATCACTTAGGTCTTTTGCTCTGGCATGCTTGTGTAGGcgtttttcattcatttttgcattttcatgtACATAGAGATATATTCAAAAACCCAGATGATGTGGACAAATATCTCTTTGAAAACACATCCATATATATAAGGTATCTGTCTAGACTCCACAGGGAACCATAAGTAAAAACTTGCCCCTCTTTATTTCTTGCCAGTTTTACAGTTGGCCTCATTAGCATGAGCATTAGACTAGTAGCTGCTATGGTTGGTTGAAGTTACAAGGATGAATGTGTCATGTGAAGCACTGTAGTACAGCTCAGCTCCATAATCTGTTCAGACTAAGGTCATATATACCACATTTAAAAGATATtgtgaacaaacaaacaacaacaacagaaaaggaTTTGGGCAGTAAATTGGATTTGGGCCACTTTTATCTGCAGTGTCAACAATATTCTTAGTGTCCAAGATTCCTGATACAGGTTTCAGAGACCTTTAAAAAGACATTGCATTGTGGTGGGCTTTAATGGGTTACATCATCAACATTCTGATGTTTTTAAGGTTATCTATCAAATTTTGCCTGCAAGGCTGGATTCAAACAGGACTTGTAATAACTGTGTTGTATGATCAAATAGCTCTGGGGACAAAACTGACAAATGTGATGTAAGAACCAACCCTGCATATAACGGACTTACAAATCCCGGAAGCCTACCCAGTTCTCCAGCACCAAATTGGATCTTCCCATTCATGCTCTGGGAAGATCCAGCCTCACGCTGTAAAACTCAGTTAGTTGTGTTTTCTCCAGCAGTTTATTGCTTCACACATCTGAGTTGTGCTTACTTCATTGAAGTTACCAGTGTGTACTTATTAGAACCACATTCACAAATAATAGAGAGTGGAATGAGCTTTGGCAACCAGTTGCCTCAAACATGACTAGACAATTTGATAGGTTTAATTAGGATCACAATATGTCACTGCTGTGAAATCACTGGGTGGCAGGGAAGGCCTTTTAGTGCATACCAATCATTTTCTTCTTAAGAAACAAATAACTGCAGAGATGCGACCAGATGGGGGCACATTCCATCACACATGCAGCTGAATTGCCATTGGTGGTTCCAC
Protein-coding sequences here:
- the crabp2b gene encoding cellular retinoic acid-binding protein 2b, which translates into the protein MGHIACAYGPPRDEDTACSQEYWSVNVFLRKIAVAAASRPLVEITQQGETLSIQTSTSVHTTHISFTVGQSFNEATVDGRPCMSFPKWETDRKITCEQTLQKGEGPPTCWTRELTSDRELILTMRAGDIVCVRVYERE